In Paenibacillus larvae subsp. larvae, the following proteins share a genomic window:
- a CDS encoding DAK2 domain-containing protein produces MGKRFISINGNDFIRMMLAGADNLQNNVDKINGLNVFPVPDGDTGTNMNLTLTSGVEELKKKPSEHIGKAAETLSKGLLMGARGNSGVILSQLFRGFAKYAHDYESINLQQFASALQEGVDTAYKAVVKPVEGTVLTVSKDAARHASSIARRCQSMDELMQEVLDKAKVSLAKTPDLLPVLKQVGVVDAGGQGLVCIYEGFLNALRGITVDPAQPVSTDTDTGLRGVTPSVAALDLAQQAHIPHEHTRAQSKLATEDIVYGYCTEFLLRVVPNKVEGKKFEENRFREELGAWGDSLLVVADDELVKVHIHAEHPGSVMNLAQEYGDLSRIKIENMRDQHTHILMEEAAELLDQEGQVIHMPQVSKMLKPYGFVAVAIGEGIKEIFTSVGVDVVLSGGQTMNPSTEDIVKAVRQIEAETVFILPNNSNIVLAAQQAKDLVEDKQIVVIPTKAIPQGLAAILAFQDSEDVKTNEEAMNEAIRKVRSGQVTYAVRDTTIDNIAIKKDHFIGIQDGKIVASEEGLIDSCKKLLDYMIQENDEILTILTGESASDEDTSQLEAFIQENYPHIEIELHPGGQPLYTYIFSVE; encoded by the coding sequence TTGGGTAAGCGCTTTATCTCTATTAATGGAAATGATTTTATTCGGATGATGCTTGCGGGTGCGGATAACCTGCAGAATAATGTAGACAAGATCAACGGATTAAATGTCTTTCCTGTTCCTGACGGTGATACGGGAACCAACATGAATCTGACACTTACTTCTGGCGTTGAAGAACTGAAAAAGAAACCTTCTGAGCATATCGGTAAAGCGGCCGAGACTCTTTCGAAGGGACTGCTTATGGGAGCCCGCGGGAATTCCGGGGTAATTTTATCCCAATTGTTCCGAGGATTCGCCAAATATGCACACGATTATGAATCCATCAATCTGCAGCAGTTTGCTTCAGCACTGCAAGAAGGTGTGGATACGGCTTATAAAGCAGTGGTTAAGCCGGTGGAAGGGACTGTACTGACTGTTTCCAAGGATGCAGCAAGACATGCTTCTTCCATAGCTAGACGTTGCCAAAGCATGGATGAGCTTATGCAGGAAGTGCTGGACAAGGCAAAAGTATCGCTAGCTAAAACCCCAGATCTTCTTCCTGTTCTGAAACAGGTTGGTGTTGTGGATGCGGGAGGACAAGGCCTGGTTTGCATTTACGAAGGTTTTTTGAATGCTTTGCGCGGGATCACCGTAGACCCTGCTCAGCCTGTTTCTACGGATACAGATACGGGTCTCCGAGGAGTTACGCCTTCGGTAGCGGCTTTGGATCTTGCCCAGCAGGCCCATATTCCCCACGAACATACACGGGCCCAGTCTAAATTGGCCACAGAAGACATTGTATACGGCTATTGTACCGAATTTTTGCTTCGCGTCGTTCCGAACAAGGTAGAGGGTAAAAAATTCGAAGAAAACCGCTTCCGGGAAGAACTCGGGGCATGGGGAGATTCATTGCTGGTAGTTGCGGATGATGAACTGGTCAAGGTGCATATCCATGCCGAACATCCGGGATCTGTTATGAACCTGGCTCAAGAATACGGCGATTTAAGCCGTATCAAAATTGAAAATATGAGAGACCAGCATACGCATATTCTAATGGAAGAAGCGGCAGAATTGCTTGATCAGGAGGGACAGGTTATTCATATGCCGCAGGTTTCCAAAATGCTGAAACCGTATGGTTTTGTGGCAGTAGCGATTGGAGAAGGCATTAAAGAAATTTTTACCAGTGTAGGAGTAGATGTGGTCCTCTCAGGCGGCCAGACAATGAATCCAAGTACGGAAGATATCGTGAAAGCTGTCCGCCAGATTGAGGCTGAAACCGTGTTTATTCTGCCTAACAACTCCAACATTGTCTTGGCAGCCCAACAAGCCAAGGACCTGGTAGAAGACAAGCAGATCGTCGTAATTCCGACCAAAGCTATTCCGCAAGGATTGGCGGCTATCCTTGCCTTCCAGGATTCAGAAGACGTTAAAACGAACGAAGAGGCGATGAACGAAGCAATCCGCAAAGTTCGTTCCGGACAAGTAACATATGCGGTACGCGATACGACAATCGATAATATTGCCATCAAAAAAGACCATTTTATCGGCATTCAGGATGGGAAGATCGTAGCGTCAGAGGAAGGATTGATTGACTCCTGCAAGAAGCTGCTTGATTATATGATTCAGGAAAATGATGAAATATTGACGATCCTTACTGGCGAATCGGCTTCAGATGAAGATACCAGCCAGCTTGAAGCTTTCATACAGGAAAACTATCCTCATATTGAAATTGAGCTTCATCCAGGTGGACAACCTTTGTATACGTACATTTTTTCAGTTGAATGA
- a CDS encoding DegV family protein — MSKVRIVTDSTSDMPVSLREQLNIEMVPLKIHFGTETYLDGIDLEADAFYQKLASSSLLPTTSQPSPAEFVDLYSRILKEEPDTKIISIHLSSAMSGTYQSAVLAKTLIGEDASIYPIDSKSACFGIGWMVQAAAEAAKEGKSVEECMKVVEELRANLSIYFLVDTLEYLQKGGRIGKAAALFGSLLNIKPILSLDKEGEVCSMDKVRGEKKAMNRIMEFLRRDMAERPIHMRIAHASNLKGAEQLAKLLEQQFDVRSKQYLTIGPVIGSHAGPGTVAAFVTPALA; from the coding sequence GTGAGTAAAGTTCGCATTGTGACAGATAGTACGTCGGATATGCCCGTTTCGCTGCGGGAACAGCTGAACATCGAGATGGTACCTCTCAAAATTCATTTTGGAACCGAAACTTACTTGGATGGCATCGATCTGGAAGCAGATGCTTTTTATCAAAAGCTGGCGTCCAGTTCGCTTCTGCCTACAACGTCCCAGCCTTCTCCGGCTGAATTTGTGGATTTATACTCCCGTATTCTGAAGGAGGAGCCGGACACCAAAATTATTTCGATTCATCTGTCTTCAGCGATGAGCGGTACGTATCAGTCTGCTGTTCTGGCCAAAACCTTGATTGGAGAGGATGCTTCCATCTATCCGATAGACTCTAAATCCGCCTGTTTCGGGATTGGATGGATGGTGCAGGCTGCGGCAGAAGCAGCGAAGGAAGGCAAATCAGTTGAAGAGTGCATGAAGGTAGTAGAAGAGCTGCGGGCCAATTTGTCCATCTATTTTCTGGTTGACACACTGGAATATCTACAAAAAGGCGGACGGATCGGGAAGGCAGCAGCCTTGTTCGGTTCACTCCTAAACATTAAACCAATTCTTTCCCTGGATAAAGAAGGGGAAGTTTGTTCTATGGATAAGGTAAGAGGCGAGAAAAAAGCTATGAACCGGATCATGGAGTTCCTGCGGAGGGACATGGCAGAGCGCCCCATTCATATGCGCATTGCACATGCCTCAAACCTTAAGGGAGCGGAACAGTTGGCTAAATTACTTGAGCAGCAATTTGATGTCAGGAGTAAGCAATACCTAACTATTGGACCGGTCATTGGTTCCCACGCGGGACCCGGAACGGTTGCGGCGTTTGTAACGCCGGCCCTGGCATGA
- a CDS encoding HEAT repeat domain-containing protein, translating to MLDIHAMNISQLNKTAKSFCKEREAHFIWEHAQRLYETSESPKFRYYAIFLLGHLAPYSSYALHYLKETVSEDQDWRAQEVLAKAFESYCADIGYDKALPCIREWLEDPRPNVRRAVIEGLRVWTNRPYFRFHPQEALELLAPKKTDPSDKIRKSAGSAISDISKKHRHLVAKEVELWDRSNPLVAYTYEFAVRHL from the coding sequence ATGCTCGATATCCATGCGATGAACATTTCACAGCTTAATAAGACGGCTAAATCGTTTTGCAAAGAACGGGAAGCCCATTTTATCTGGGAACACGCCCAGCGCCTGTATGAAACTTCGGAAAGCCCCAAGTTCAGATATTACGCTATCTTTTTATTGGGGCATTTGGCTCCTTACTCCAGTTATGCGCTTCATTATTTAAAAGAAACGGTAAGTGAGGACCAAGACTGGAGAGCACAGGAAGTTCTTGCCAAAGCCTTTGAAAGCTACTGTGCAGACATCGGATACGATAAAGCCCTGCCTTGTATACGAGAATGGCTCGAAGATCCGAGGCCCAATGTAAGAAGGGCGGTTATTGAAGGGCTTAGAGTATGGACGAACCGGCCTTATTTCCGGTTTCACCCCCAGGAAGCACTTGAACTTCTTGCCCCCAAAAAAACAGACCCCAGTGATAAGATCCGCAAATCAGCCGGCTCTGCTATCAGTGATATTTCCAAAAAACACCGTCACCTCGTAGCTAAGGAAGTGGAGCTATGGGATAGATCAAATCCGCTGGTTGCCTATACGTACGAATTTGCAGTCCGCCATTTATGA
- a CDS encoding stage VI sporulation protein F, whose protein sequence is MNYQKYGIDPAFVERIKMKMKNPQTKERVKQILEGATKADLQNRPKVAKLLGKISVVLGENLTAVQKNQIIDFVIAQKIDPGNTFHLIKLWGMFR, encoded by the coding sequence ATGAATTATCAAAAATACGGCATTGACCCGGCTTTTGTGGAACGCATAAAAATGAAAATGAAAAATCCGCAAACTAAAGAGAGAGTGAAGCAGATTCTGGAGGGGGCAACAAAAGCGGACCTTCAAAACCGGCCTAAAGTGGCAAAACTTCTGGGCAAAATATCCGTTGTCCTTGGTGAAAACCTGACTGCAGTTCAAAAGAACCAGATCATAGATTTTGTCATTGCCCAAAAAATTGATCCCGGTAATACGTTTCACTTAATTAAATTGTGGGGTATGTTTCGGTAG
- a CDS encoding DUF3889 domain-containing protein, with protein sequence MAIEIVDYLHVGHKEAGPGKEIEQFKLWIRQKDGREFGVSVNITFETMTQRIISVDYTPAARDLAPRSGRVTIRQ encoded by the coding sequence GTGGCTATTGAAATTGTTGACTATTTGCATGTTGGCCACAAAGAAGCAGGACCCGGTAAAGAGATAGAACAATTCAAGCTTTGGATTAGACAAAAAGACGGTAGGGAGTTTGGCGTTAGCGTTAACATTACGTTTGAGACGATGACGCAAAGAATAATATCTGTTGATTACACGCCGGCAGCAAGGGATCTGGCTCCACGTTCAGGGAGGGTAACAATCCGCCAATAA
- a CDS encoding hemolysin family protein, giving the protein MDSDPLPHFLLNFFFVLVLVLLNGFFVAAEFAIVKIRSSRVETLIQEGNARARFAKSITQNLNAYLSACQMGITLTSLGLGWIGEPAVAKMIEPLFIRLGAPDTLIHTLSFIIGFTLITALHIIIGEQYPKTYAIRKSEHVTLWVSVPLMLFYKLMLPFIWLLNSVSNWMLKKSGIEPEGEHEEVHSEEEIRMIVQESHENGLIDQTEFTLVHNVFDFTETHAKEIMIPRTDIICLYEHRSYEENKQIAIMHLHTRYPVCNPDKDNIIGFVHIKDLLKTEMELTSITELIRPLLSVPDSMPISSLLKLMQKNKTEMALLIDEYGGTSGLVTIEDILEEIVGDIQDEFDNERPDIEKRPDGSYSIDGLVLVEDVKEELGLELEQEDYDTIGGWLYAQFEVPPKPNQKITWRNFEITVEETDHLRVSRVIFQPKVSEQKLA; this is encoded by the coding sequence TTGGATAGTGACCCTTTACCCCATTTTTTATTGAATTTCTTTTTCGTGCTGGTGCTTGTCCTGCTAAACGGTTTTTTTGTTGCGGCTGAATTCGCCATTGTGAAGATTCGCAGCAGCCGTGTGGAAACTCTGATTCAGGAAGGAAACGCCAGAGCGCGATTTGCCAAGAGCATCACACAAAATTTGAATGCGTATTTGTCAGCCTGCCAGATGGGCATTACGCTGACATCCCTTGGTCTTGGATGGATCGGGGAACCAGCTGTCGCTAAAATGATCGAGCCTTTATTTATAAGGCTGGGTGCGCCGGATACGCTTATTCATACCCTTTCTTTCATTATTGGATTCACTTTGATTACCGCCCTCCATATCATTATTGGAGAGCAGTATCCTAAGACGTATGCCATCCGCAAATCGGAACACGTGACACTATGGGTTTCCGTTCCGCTTATGCTGTTTTACAAACTTATGCTGCCATTCATCTGGTTATTAAACTCTGTTTCCAATTGGATGCTCAAAAAATCAGGAATCGAACCTGAAGGGGAGCATGAGGAGGTTCATTCTGAAGAAGAAATCCGGATGATTGTACAAGAAAGCCATGAGAACGGTCTGATCGACCAAACGGAATTTACACTGGTGCACAATGTGTTCGATTTTACCGAGACACATGCCAAGGAAATTATGATTCCGCGTACAGATATCATTTGTTTGTATGAACATCGTTCTTATGAAGAAAATAAGCAGATTGCCATTATGCATCTTCATACCCGTTATCCCGTCTGCAACCCTGATAAGGATAACATTATCGGGTTTGTCCATATTAAGGATCTGCTCAAAACGGAAATGGAGCTAACCAGCATTACCGAGTTAATCCGTCCGCTTTTGAGTGTTCCTGATTCCATGCCGATCAGTTCTTTGCTCAAATTGATGCAAAAGAATAAAACGGAAATGGCTCTTCTTATTGATGAATACGGGGGAACTTCCGGTCTTGTTACCATAGAAGATATCCTTGAGGAAATCGTCGGGGATATTCAGGATGAGTTCGACAACGAAAGGCCGGATATTGAGAAAAGGCCGGATGGCAGTTATTCGATTGACGGCCTTGTATTAGTGGAGGACGTGAAAGAGGAACTGGGTCTTGAACTGGAACAAGAAGATTATGATACCATTGGTGGCTGGCTGTATGCCCAGTTCGAAGTTCCACCCAAACCCAACCAAAAGATTACTTGGCGGAACTTTGAAATAACGGTAGAGGAAACCGACCATCTTAGAGTTTCCCGTGTGATATTTCAACCTAAAGTGAGCGAACAAAAACTGGCCTAG
- a CDS encoding NAD(P)-dependent oxidoreductase translates to MKIAIIGATGQAGSRIMKEAMDRGHEVTAIVRNASKLGETSARVLEKDVFDLKAEDLKPFDVVVNAFGAAPGQEHLHVDAGNVLIKALQGAPDTRLFVVGGAGSLFVDAEHTTKVFETPDFPKEYLATATNQAKNLDILRQTQGITWTFLSPSALFAPGKRTGAYKLGKDQLLVNSKGESFVSMEDYAIAVLDEIENPQHLNERYTVVSES, encoded by the coding sequence ATGAAAATTGCTATTATTGGAGCAACAGGCCAAGCAGGAAGCCGTATTATGAAAGAAGCTATGGACAGAGGTCATGAGGTTACGGCTATTGTGAGAAATGCTTCCAAGCTGGGAGAAACAAGTGCCCGTGTTCTGGAGAAAGATGTATTTGATCTGAAAGCTGAGGATCTAAAACCTTTTGATGTTGTGGTGAATGCGTTTGGCGCGGCTCCAGGGCAAGAGCATCTTCATGTAGACGCAGGTAATGTTTTGATCAAGGCCTTGCAAGGTGCACCGGATACCAGATTGTTTGTAGTGGGCGGGGCCGGAAGTCTGTTTGTGGATGCGGAGCATACTACCAAAGTATTTGAGACCCCTGATTTTCCAAAAGAGTATTTAGCTACGGCTACAAATCAAGCCAAGAATCTGGACATACTCCGGCAGACCCAAGGTATTACCTGGACCTTCCTAAGTCCATCAGCTTTATTTGCACCGGGCAAACGGACCGGGGCCTACAAGCTTGGAAAGGACCAACTGCTTGTTAATTCGAAAGGTGAAAGTTTTGTAAGCATGGAGGACTATGCCATCGCAGTACTGGATGAAATTGAAAATCCCCAGCATCTTAACGAGCGCTATACGGTGGTATCTGAATCCTAA
- a CDS encoding IS630 family transposase (programmed frameshift) has translation MTMDKHTELAKVTAAMQQTKERRMYERYQAIYLHLKGTSMKAIADILNRNRMTVSSYIHTYENGGLGALQIKHSSGAPTRLTKQQQDRLKQTVAYSVPHEVGFTAKHNWTLELIATYVEREWGHCYSLRGISKVMERLGLSYTKPTYTLAAADPKKQRHFTETTFPELKKLLNEEIDHLLFEDESMIRDYQAIQKTWFLRGKQRIIPTTGKHRGVKLLATVDYETGHIVWQEDEQYTAETFLSFLQKVMATYPTGKLALVLDNARIHHAKLLRPFLEAQKNRLELVYLPPYSPQLNIVEGLWKWLKSSVINNVFYSAVSEIRLRVGQFMDEIMKHPHAIIDRLCVRL, from the exons ATGACAATGGATAAACATACCGAACTGGCAAAAGTAACGGCAGCCATGCAACAAACCAAAGAGCGCCGAATGTATGAACGCTACCAAGCGATCTATTTGCATTTGAAAGGCACATCCATGAAGGCGATCGCTGACATTTTGAATCGAAACCGAATGACGGTGAGCAGTTACATTCATACGTACGAGAACGGTGGACTGGGAGCCTTGCAAATCAAGCATTCCTCAGGTGCTCCTACTCGGTTGACGAAGCAGCAGCAGGATCGCTTGAAACAAACCGTCGCCTATTCGGTTCCCCATGAGGTCGGCTTTACGGCAAAGCACAACTGGACGCTTGAACTGATTGCCACGTACGTGGAACGCGAATGGGGCCATTGCTATTCGCTCCGAGGCATTTCCAAGGTCATGGAGCGGCTAGGGCTCAGCTATACGAAACCGACCTACACGCTCGCAGCAGCAGATCCCAAGAAACAACGCCATTTCACCGAAACGACCTTTCCTGAACTG AAAAAGCTACTGAACGAGGAGATTGATCACTTGCTGTTCGAGGATGAGTCGATGATCCGGGACTACCAGGCGATTCAGAAGACCTGGTTCCTTCGCGGGAAGCAACGCATCATTCCAACCACGGGCAAGCATCGTGGGGTCAAACTGCTGGCCACGGTTGACTATGAAACGGGACACATCGTTTGGCAAGAAGATGAACAGTACACCGCTGAAACGTTTCTTTCCTTTCTTCAAAAGGTCATGGCGACTTATCCAACAGGGAAACTGGCTCTGGTTTTGGACAATGCCCGGATTCATCATGCAAAGCTGCTTCGGCCGTTTCTGGAAGCGCAAAAAAATCGGCTTGAGCTTGTGTACTTGCCTCCATACAGCCCTCAGTTAAATATCGTAGAAGGACTCTGGAAATGGCTCAAGTCCAGTGTGATCAATAACGTATTCTATTCGGCCGTTTCCGAAATCCGTCTGCGTGTCGGGCAATTTATGGATGAAATCATGAAGCATCCTCATGCCATTATTGACCGGCTGTGCGTGCGACTTTGA
- a CDS encoding DUF3221 domain-containing protein, which yields MITKKKLVAVATSLTLGLGFTGGVTPAFAHSDESSLKNTSISSVEKQEQLHFTGYVISINNHYLTVADVPTKEEALSYQNDWWELTYQNKILVVPVQNNEAYKVGDQLNVFSIGMTFSIPPIAVSPTIEKISE from the coding sequence ATGATCACAAAGAAGAAATTAGTAGCTGTAGCAACCTCTCTTACATTAGGTTTAGGATTCACAGGAGGAGTCACACCTGCTTTTGCACATTCTGATGAATCTTCGTTGAAGAACACTTCTATCTCTTCCGTCGAGAAACAGGAGCAATTGCATTTCACAGGATATGTTATTTCAATTAATAATCATTACTTGACAGTTGCAGATGTTCCTACAAAAGAAGAAGCACTCTCCTATCAAAATGATTGGTGGGAATTAACTTACCAAAATAAGATACTAGTAGTTCCCGTCCAAAACAATGAAGCATATAAGGTAGGTGACCAATTAAATGTATTCTCTATAGGAATGACGTTCTCCATTCCACCTATTGCAGTTTCACCTACCATTGAGAAAATATCAGAGTAA
- a CDS encoding ABC transporter ATP-binding protein, protein MSAKLVLDQVSKVYKDGPAEFKALEHVSLKVEPGEFVAVMGPSGSGKSTFLSITGALLSPTEGRIQLNGQEITRLSSKERTKLRLEKIGFVFQSSNLIPYLTVRDQLLLISRLAKMNHHEAELRSQELLEHLELSDRTARYPSELSGGQRQRVAIARALMNDPEIILADEPTASLDSKRGREVVELLAYEIKSRKKSGIMVTHDERVLDKCDRIITIKDGRLIHHSI, encoded by the coding sequence ATGAGTGCTAAGCTCGTATTAGACCAAGTTTCAAAAGTGTATAAAGACGGGCCGGCGGAGTTTAAGGCACTGGAGCACGTTTCCTTAAAGGTCGAACCGGGAGAATTCGTTGCTGTTATGGGCCCATCCGGATCAGGAAAAAGCACTTTCTTATCCATAACGGGAGCCCTTCTCTCGCCAACCGAAGGCCGTATTCAGTTAAACGGCCAAGAAATTACCCGGCTTTCCTCAAAAGAAAGAACAAAACTCCGGCTGGAGAAGATCGGATTTGTTTTTCAGAGTTCTAATCTGATTCCTTATTTAACAGTCCGTGACCAGCTTCTTTTAATCTCCAGACTGGCCAAAATGAACCATCATGAAGCTGAACTAAGAAGCCAAGAATTATTGGAGCATTTGGAACTGTCAGACCGTACTGCCCGCTACCCTTCCGAATTATCCGGGGGACAGCGCCAGAGGGTAGCTATTGCCAGGGCTTTAATGAATGATCCGGAAATCATCTTGGCTGATGAGCCTACGGCAAGCCTGGACTCTAAACGCGGCCGGGAAGTCGTGGAACTGTTGGCTTATGAGATCAAATCACGCAAAAAATCGGGCATCATGGTTACCCATGACGAACGCGTGCTGGATAAGTGTGACAGGATTATTACGATTAAAGACGGCCGCCTCATTCATCACTCCATCTGA
- a CDS encoding ABC transporter permease, with protein MFLAIRELKQSKLRYLLVALIILLVAFLVFMISGLAQGLSADNASAIQHLKGNYFVLDSDSGHRLNRSSVPGKVTDKLGKEGITAVEKLSVEMFSAKLGSKDKNVDIALFATNSDGYLVPEPAEGEPIHNKGTEILVDSSLKREGLQIGDTLKMGPEDTPFTVKGFVDGSRFSHTPVVYMDPEGFKKLEGTRAKTVSDQEPKVNTIIFQTEDSHIQALKQALSEYEIATQKDILKNLPSYSQEQASLNMMIGFLFVIAAFVLAVFFYVITLQKRNQFGVLKALGAKTSYLAANLLGQVMLVTSVCVILSIVITYGVKQILPEAMPFSLNPATVVIYSIILLAVSLAGSLLSLIQIVDPVEAIEGGE; from the coding sequence ATGTTTTTAGCTATACGGGAGTTAAAGCAGTCCAAGCTCCGTTATCTGCTTGTAGCCCTTATCATTTTGCTTGTTGCTTTCCTCGTGTTTATGATTTCAGGGCTCGCACAGGGACTTTCTGCTGACAATGCTTCAGCCATTCAGCATTTAAAAGGGAATTATTTTGTCCTGGACTCTGATTCAGGTCACAGGCTGAACCGCTCTTCGGTACCGGGCAAAGTTACGGATAAATTGGGAAAAGAAGGAATAACTGCCGTAGAAAAACTTTCCGTTGAAATGTTTTCTGCCAAATTGGGCAGTAAGGATAAGAATGTGGATATCGCTTTATTTGCCACTAACTCGGATGGTTACCTCGTACCCGAACCGGCTGAAGGAGAACCCATCCATAACAAAGGTACGGAAATACTCGTGGACAGTTCCTTGAAACGGGAAGGTCTTCAGATCGGGGATACCTTAAAAATGGGGCCGGAAGATACTCCGTTTACGGTAAAGGGATTCGTGGATGGAAGCCGGTTCAGTCATACACCGGTTGTCTATATGGATCCGGAAGGCTTTAAAAAGCTGGAGGGGACGCGCGCAAAAACCGTCTCCGATCAAGAGCCGAAAGTGAACACCATTATATTTCAAACAGAAGATTCCCATATTCAAGCTTTGAAGCAGGCACTTTCAGAGTATGAGATCGCCACGCAAAAAGACATATTGAAAAACCTTCCCAGCTACTCGCAAGAGCAGGCTTCCCTTAACATGATGATTGGATTCCTGTTCGTCATCGCCGCATTTGTACTGGCTGTTTTCTTTTATGTGATCACCTTGCAGAAAAGAAATCAGTTTGGGGTTCTCAAGGCATTAGGAGCAAAAACAAGCTATTTGGCTGCAAATTTGCTCGGTCAAGTCATGCTGGTAACGTCCGTATGCGTAATTTTAAGTATCGTAATCACCTACGGAGTCAAACAAATATTACCGGAGGCTATGCCCTTCTCCTTGAATCCGGCTACAGTCGTTATCTATTCCATCATTTTACTTGCCGTTTCACTGGCCGGTTCCCTGCTTTCCTTAATTCAGATAGTGGACCCGGTGGAAGCGATTGAGGGGGGAGAATAA